In Vibrio atlanticus, the following proteins share a genomic window:
- a CDS encoding alpha-L-glutamate ligase-like protein, with translation MFDQFTSPFKLKDKGIMGMNKRNHSYIGRYNDRSKYPLVDDKLKTKIIAEQAGATVPKLIGVISHQAEVKTIHKMVKEWPGFVIKPAQGSGGKGILVVISHKDGVYTKPSGSTINEEDVERHISNALAGLFSLGGKNDVAVVENLIKFDECFEGFSYEGVPDVRIIVFKGYPVMAMMRLSTSDSDGKANLHQGAVGVGIDIATGKAVRAVQFDQPVTHHPDTGKELALLQVPHWEKLLTLASSAWEMTGLGYMGTDMVLDQEEGPMVLELNARPGLAIQIANGAGLLPRLHHIENLGTPAEYPKPAERVAYAAKQFGHN, from the coding sequence ATGTTTGATCAATTTACTTCACCGTTTAAGTTGAAAGACAAAGGCATAATGGGAATGAACAAGCGTAACCATAGTTATATTGGCCGCTACAATGATCGTTCCAAGTACCCACTCGTTGATGACAAGCTTAAGACTAAAATCATTGCTGAACAGGCTGGCGCCACAGTGCCAAAGCTTATTGGCGTTATTAGTCACCAAGCTGAAGTAAAAACAATCCACAAGATGGTTAAAGAGTGGCCGGGTTTTGTAATCAAGCCCGCTCAAGGCAGTGGTGGTAAAGGCATCCTTGTTGTGATCTCTCATAAAGATGGGGTTTACACCAAACCATCGGGTTCTACTATCAATGAAGAAGACGTGGAGCGTCATATCAGTAACGCGCTCGCGGGTCTTTTCTCTCTGGGTGGTAAGAACGATGTAGCCGTGGTCGAAAACCTCATCAAGTTTGACGAGTGTTTTGAGGGCTTCAGCTACGAGGGTGTGCCAGACGTACGAATCATCGTATTCAAAGGCTACCCTGTGATGGCGATGATGCGTCTGTCTACTTCAGATTCAGATGGTAAAGCTAACTTGCACCAAGGTGCTGTTGGTGTGGGTATAGACATTGCGACAGGTAAAGCGGTTCGAGCTGTTCAGTTCGACCAGCCAGTTACACACCATCCAGATACAGGTAAAGAACTCGCGTTATTACAAGTTCCTCACTGGGAAAAGCTGCTAACTCTAGCGTCGAGTGCATGGGAAATGACAGGCTTAGGCTATATGGGTACTGACATGGTATTAGACCAAGAAGAAGGCCCAATGGTACTAGAACTTAATGCACGCCCTGGTTTAGCTATCCAAATCGCGAACGGCGCAGGGCTACTTCCTAGACTGCATCATATTGAAAACCTTGGCACACCAGCGGAATATCCAAAACCTGCCGAGCGTGTTGCTTACGCTGCAAAACAGTTCGGTCACAACTAG